A genomic stretch from Bacteroidota bacterium includes:
- a CDS encoding TIGR00730 family Rossman fold protein, producing MVGKVCLFCSSSPKIETKYFEDAGTLAEIFANQHVGLKYGGGALGLMGKVADVYLEKKGNITGIIPQFMLEMGWNHPEVKDMMVVKTMHERKQKMMEGVDAVVALPGGCGTLEELSEAISLKQLGQFTKPIIILNTNHFYDSLLVMFRQMIDHHFMRNEHQHIWISVTEPSQVLPAIENAPKWDPSFIKIAAV from the coding sequence ATGGTAGGGAAAGTTTGTCTTTTTTGTTCGTCCAGTCCCAAGATTGAAACGAAATATTTTGAAGATGCGGGAACGCTTGCTGAAATTTTTGCAAATCAGCATGTAGGGCTGAAATATGGTGGCGGGGCTTTAGGGCTGATGGGTAAAGTTGCTGATGTGTATTTGGAAAAGAAAGGTAACATCACCGGAATCATTCCTCAGTTCATGCTCGAAATGGGTTGGAACCATCCTGAGGTTAAGGATATGATGGTGGTTAAAACCATGCACGAACGCAAGCAAAAGATGATGGAGGGGGTCGATGCTGTTGTGGCATTGCCGGGCGGTTGCGGAACACTTGAGGAACTTTCTGAAGCCATTTCATTAAAACAACTGGGGCAATTCACCAAACCCATCATTATTTTAAATACCAATCATTTTTACGATTCCTTGCTGGTCATGTTCAGGCAAATGATTGACCATCATTTCATGCGCAACGAACATCAACATATTTGGATCTCTGTTACCGAGCCATCCCAGGTGCTTCCGGCAATAGAGAACGCCCCTAAATGGGACCCTTCCTTTATCAAAATAGCAGCTGTATAA